CTATCAACTAGTCCGTTCTTGTCGACTACTATCAGTCGGATAGTAGTTGGATCTTGGTCGCCAGTCAAATTGAGGATATTACCCTCCAGCCAATCCAGACTTTGATTGACTTGCCAATAATACCTATCTATCCCCTGATCATCAATCGAGGCTGAAGCATCATAAAGCTGATTACTCTCTTTTTCAAGGATTGCTACTGGTGCAAGCTTGCTCTTGCCCAGATAACTGTAGATGATCGGTTGAGTATTCTCGATAGGTAACTGAGTAATATCCACTAGACTGGCCTCCTCTGGAGTATAGCCAAGACCCCTGTAGGTCGTAGGACTACTAAAGGCTTTCTTCTTAATATATCCATCCTCTTTGACCAAGGTGTAGTATTCTTGATTGTCGGTTCTAAATAGACTACCTAGCCTTGGTTCCATATCATTGCCTCTGGGTAATCTGAGGTCTAATTCGGAGGCAGGCAGAATACTATCCGATTCCGCCAGGTAACTATCGAGAATAAATTGATCGGCAAATCTCCGAAGCTGTCGATTTTCGATCAAAAAAGTAGCTTCAGAGCTCTTGATCAAACTTCCTTCCGGATGAAGACCAGATAATTGATAGGGGTCTCCAGTGGCTTCTGGAAGTTTATCAGGTGTCACTTGTTGTATCCGATCAATTTGATAGCCCAATCCACTCAGTAGCTCTATACTGACCGGACGTTTGACTACTATTTGTTTGCCCTCAATCAAATAATATTGATCCTGGGATAAGAGAATAGTACCTTCCCTGTAGGAGATGTCGATACCCCTGCTAAGTCTAAGGTCAGCCTTGGTCGCTAGCTTAAGATTGTCGGGATTAAGTCCATAGCTGGCCAATGCTTGATCAATTAATAAGAGATGCTTTTTGTTGTCTATCCCTATCTGATAGATTTCCTTAGTACTTGGGTCAAAGACAAAGGTATTGGGAAGGTGCTTGACTTCGAGAGTTGTATGATAATTGGTGATCGTTTTAATCAGTGTAGTGATTGTGATCAGCGTTAGGAAAGTAACTATCAGCCATCGAAGTTTATTTTTCATATCTATATCTTATAGTAATTTTGGTGCAAAATCATCACTGCCAATAGCTCGGAGAAATAATGTTTATAGTTCGATACAAGTTATAGGGGGGTATGGAGGATAGGAGTAGTACACAAGATCGAAAGACCTTGGACAGATTTTATACCATTAGGGAGGCAGGATTTATGATAATGAGTTAGATTAGTTTGAGGGAATCCCCAAAAGGGGTTATTCTTTTCGTTTTGAATCTAAACTAACAATTTCAGTTGTACTGGATTCATAGAATTTGGCATCAACTTCTTCTGGGGATAGTAGATAATTTAATAGATCATTTGAATATTGTCTGTTTGGCTTATTTAAATGACTAGATATAGAACCAAGCGTTATCCCAGCTATTAAAGATTTCATATTATCGAATATTGTAGCTCTTGTAAATGCAGTTGCGATATAACCAACCACAATGTCAGATATATGAGTATTAAGAAAGCTACGTATTCTCATTCTTTTGTTGGCTAATACATCATGATTGGTCTTGGGATACATGTGATTTTGGGAATAATGAACTAGCTCATGCGTAAGTGTATTATTGATTATTTCTTCTGGGGTGTGATGAGGATTATCCTTAGAATCGGAGCTAGACAAAATTGATCCCAAATAAATTGTAATTACGGGGTTTCCATCTGGCTGGAAGTTTGGTTCAAATAAACCTTGCAAGTATGCATCATATGGACGCTGGACAGCATCAGAACTAAAGTGGATTAGTAAACCCTCTAGATTTCCTGGTTTCGAGGGATGGGGTAATCTTTCATAGTAGGCAAGCAGTTGCTCATAGGCTATATCTAGCTTTGTCAGATCCAGATTATGCTCATCGAATAGCTCTTTAATTTTACGATCAAAAGTGATAGTTGGTGCAAAATCTGGTATTTTACTTGCTTCAGCTTCTGGATTACTCATAAAGGTGTACTATAGCATATATATCCTTATGTGTAAATATAATTGTAATCATCCACTACCTTTGCAACATAAATGGTAGGCGTCCTAAACTGTCCCCTTCCCCATATAAACAACAACAAGTCTATTCAAGACTGGTTAGATTTCTACAACCAAACTAGACCTCATCAAGCTCTAGGATACTTCTCCCCCAATGATAAGGCAAAAGAAGATAACCAACCAATACTCAAACCAAGACAAAATAAGTGTTAGAGGTGTTAGAATAGCTGTTCATTGAATGGAGGGCTTTACACACCTATTTCTTTACCAGAAGGAACTGGACACTTCAAATTACATTTTTACGTGGTGGTAAATAGATAATTGCTTCTGTATTTAATATTGACTAAAATTCACTTTTATATTATAATATTGTGATGTTGGAGTCTGATAATATAGGAAAAACATCAGAGTTAGGTCCTGCTGGAATACAGCGAGATAATAACTTCGATGGTGTAGAGATGCGTTCGGCTTTGAGGGCGTTTTTTATAACGTATTTATTATTTCATGGAGTGTCATCTGATATTCTGAACTTAAATTTAAAAACTCCAAACCTATTATCAGCTGCTTTAGTAGGGGTTGCAACAACGTTGAGCACGGTTATTAGTGAAAAAAGAAAAAGAAGAAAAACGAGAGATGCATATTTCAATCAGCCATATTTGGATAAGCAGTCCCGTCAGGTGGATGGTATTGGGCTAGTAGAGATCTTTACTACCGATAATTCAGATGATGTGGAGACTCGATACTTATATATTCAGCCCACAGTAAGTGCTGTTGTTAATTCAGAGTTTATGCAAGCGGTTATTCAAATCGCCCATGAGACGAACGCGGATTATGTGACTATCAACCTAACTAATCAACCAGATAGTGACCCAAATATTGTTACGCATAATATGACTTCTTACATGAAGAATTTGGGTTTTCCCACACTTCATGAGTACGGGGAAAAACAGTTACTAGTTACTTACCATATAGATGAATTACCGAATGATATTGAACACCATACAGAGGAAGGGGAATTTAGTGAATTATTAAGGCTTCTTGCTTCACATGTAGGAGATAACAATTTATTACATACATTACGTACAATAGATATCAATAATTCACTCAGTCGACAGGCAGCTATCAGGGAAATAGAATCTTATATGAATAAAATCGTTTCCACAGAAGAAATTGATTATCAGAAAGTTGGTTATAGGGGGGATGAAGAATTATATATTATTATGAATCCGGGGGATACTGTGCTAAGTAGCACAGATTCTGAGACTAAAATTAAAAGAGCCGGATGGATTAGGCCAAAAATTGATTTAGTGGAAGAAAAAGCTAAGTTTTTCGACAGGCATGGCGGATTAATACGTGAAATTACATTACTTGAAGCGCTTCAACTAGATAAAATTGTCTCGGGTGATACTTTTCCTGATTATGATAGACTCAATAATACTCAGCAAAGAAATGCATTATTATATCAGTTAGCTCTTAAACTGGTGAGGTATCAGAGTGATAGATCTCAAGAGAATGTCTTGCCTAGTAAGCCGAAAAATAATACCAAGAGCTTAGCTCGTAGTATGCTCGATGCTATAACGTTATCTGGTGGTGATCCGGATACTACTTTATACTCAAGAATATCTAATTTGAGACTTTGCAGGGTAGCTTTAGCGGGATTAATGGGCTCTATGTTAGGGGGTTCTGCATCATTGGCCTTAGGTGCTGCAAGAGACACAGTACCCGTTGATTCGGATAACCCAGCTGTTACTACCTATGATCAGGTCTATGGTCTTTTTAGGGGGGTGGAGGAGCCATCATATAAAGTAGTTAAGGGTCTTGTTGATAAGGTAATGGGTCAACCATCAAATACCAGTAATGATGTACAAAGCGTACATCAAGAGTTGGGTAAGATAAATCTTGGGAATGTTAATCCTAAAATACCGAATACGATTGTGGCAAACCTTAGAGTAACTGGAAAAGCCTCCTCGGAAGGATACTGGTCTAACTCGGTGTTAACTGGTGATGATATATTAGGTACAGAATTTAGTCATCAATCACGTCAAAAAGGTTCTTATGATAATACCTATATACCACGGGTGCCAAGCGATTCAACGGATTCATATATTGAGGTAACCCTAAAACGTAATCCTAATATTATGTTCGCAGATAATCTATCCAATCTTCAGGGAAGATTAACATATTTACCTGTACCGATCCTAGAAGGTTATTCTATTATTGCTGCACATGATAAGTCCAGCCCAGATTATCAATTCGGTATTGCGAAGCTGTCCAACGGGCAGGCTGTATTGGCATTACCGGAAGACAGTTCTTATGAGCCAAAAGATCTTGTCTATTACTTAATACCTCAAGCGACTAAAAGTCTAAACAATGAGGATCAGATAAGATATTGGTCAGAAGATTACTCAGAATTATTCGAAAGCTTTAGTAATAAAATGTTATTTCAAACAGTTTTGGATTTATGGCAAGAGTACCGCCCTGAGGTATTTCAGGGTAAGACAGATTATGAAGTTATGCAATTAATGGTAGATTGGGTGCAGAGTGGCGAATACGATTTGCAGCCACTTACCTCTGATACGAGCAATCAAAAATTGACTCCAGAGAAGATTGTTAGGGCGACAATTGATCTCCATAGATCTCTATGTAACACTGCTGCAGCTACCATGTTTTATAGCACTATAGGTATGACAGATCCAGGTTCTCGACTAGCTCTTGTGACTGGCTTCTATAATAGACCTGAATCAGGTGCTAGTGATTCAAGTCTACTTTCTAGCAGAGAAGCACATGCCTGGAATACTACCAGGGGGGGAGAAATAGTAGATTCTACACCATTCAACACCGCTGGCAGATATGATACATATTTTTCTGAAACACGTTTAGGCGATAAGGGTAATAAATTGTTCGATAGAGATAATATAGAAAAATTATTAGCATTGAGTCTAATATTTTTTGGCATGAAGAAAATGGGTCCTGCTGTTAGGTATTCTGGTGATCAATATAATCGTATTTGGCGTACTTTATTAAAGAATAAAGTTTAT
This is a stretch of genomic DNA from Candidatus Saccharibacteria bacterium. It encodes these proteins:
- a CDS encoding integrase core domain-containing protein, translating into MVGVLNCPLPHINNNKSIQDWLDFYNQTRPHQALGYFSPNDKAKEDNQPILKPRQNKC